The window GCGCATCGGAAAGATCTTCCAGATGCACGCCAACAAGGAGATGCCGGTCGACTCGGTGACCGCCGGTCACATCTACGCCGTCATCGGTCTGAAGGACACCACCACCGGTGACACCCTCTCCGACAGCACCAACCAGGTCGTCCTCGAGTCGATGACGTTCCCGGAGCCGGTCATCGAGGTCGCCATCGAGCCCAAGACCAAGGCCGACCAGGAGAAGCTGGGTCTCGCGATCCAGAAGCTCGCTGAAGAGGACCCGACGTTCCGCGTCGAGCAGAACGCCGAGACCGGTCAGACGGTCATCAAGGGCATGGGCGAGCTCCACCTCGACATCCTCGTCGACCGCATGAAGCGCGAGTTCAAGGTCGAGGCCAATGTCGGCAAGCCCCAGGTCGCGTACCGCGAGACGATCCGCAAGACCGTCGAGCGTCACGACTACACGCACAAGAAGCAGACCGGTGGTTCGGGTCAGTTCGCCAAGATCCAGTTCGCGCTGGAGCCCCTCGAGGTCACGGCGGACAAGACGTACGAGTTCGAGAACAAGGTCACGGGTGGCCGTATCCCGCGCGAGTACATCAGCCCGACCGATCAGGGCTTCCAGGACGCCATGAACGTCGGCGTGCTCGCCGGCTTCCCCATGGTGGGCGTGAAGGCGATCCTGCTCGATGGTGCCTCGCACGACGTCGACTCCTCGGAGATGGCGTTCAAGATCGCGGGTTCCATGGGCTTCAAGGAGGCCGTCCGCAAGGCGAACCCCGTCATCCTCGAGCCGATCATGGCCGTCGAGGTGCGTACTCCCGAGGAGTACATGGGTGACGTCATCGGCGACCTGAACTCCCGTCGCGGCCAGATCCAGTCGATGGAGGATGCGGCCGGCGTCAAGGTCGTCCGTGCCAATGTCCCGCTGTCCGAGATGTTCGGTTACATCGGTGACCTGCGTTCGAAGACCTCCGGTCGCGCTGTCTACTCCATGGAGTTCGACAGCTACGCCGAGGTCCCGCGCAATGTCATGGACGAGATCGTTCAGAAGACGAAGGGCGAGTAATCTCCTCGGAGGTCTCGTCTGCGGACGGGGCGGTTTCGTCCCGTCCGCACTTCTGGCTCACAACTTCACACGACCCCTCTCTATTACACTGAGAACAATCCCCGTAGCGAGCCGGTCGCAACCCAGCGACCGGAGTCTCTACACGACGTCCTGAGGAGGACCCAGTGGCTAAGGCCAAGTTCGAGCGGACCAAGCCGCACGTGAACATCGGAACGATCGGTCACGTCGACCACGGCAAGACCACGCTCACCGCCGCGATCTCGAAGGTGCTCGCCGACAAGTTCCCGTCGGCCACCAACGTGCAGCGCGACTTCGCGTCGATCGACTCCGCTCCCGAAGAGCGCCAGCGCGGCATCACGATCAACATCTCGCACGTCGAGTACGAGACGCCCAAGCGTCACTACGCTCACGTCGACGCTCCCGGTCACGCTGACTACATCAAGAACATGATCACCGGTGCCGCTCAGATGGACGGCGCGATCCTCGTGGTCGCCGCCACCGACGGCCCGATGGCTCAGACCCGCGAGCACGTGCTGCTGGCCAAGCAGGTCGGCGTGCCGTACCTGCTCGTCGCCCTGAACAAGAGCGACATGGTCGACGACGAGGAGATCCTGGAGCTCGTCGAGCTCGAGGTCCGCGAGCTGCTGTCGTCGCAGGACTTCGATGGCGACAACGCCCCCGTCGTCCGCGTCTCGGGCCTGAAGGCTCTCGAGGGCGACGAGAAGTGGGTCAACTCGATCGTCGAGCTCATGGAGGCCGTCGACGAGTCCATCCCGGACCCGGTGCGCGACAAGGACAAGCCGTTCCTGATGCCCATCGAGGACGTCTTCACGATCACCGGTCGTGGCACCGTCGTCACGGGCCGCGCCGAGCGTGGCACGCTGGCGATCAACTCCGAGGTCGAGATCGTCGGCATCCGCCCGACGCAGAAGACGATCGTCACCGGTATCGAGATGTTCCACAAGCAGCTCGACGAGGCGTGGGCCGGCGAGAACTGTGGTCTGCTCCTTCGCGGCACCAAGCGTGACGACGTCGAGCGCGGCCAGGTCGTCGTCAAGCCCGGTTCGGTCACCCCGCACACCAACTTCGAGGGCACGGCGTACATCCTGTCCAAGGAGGAGGGCGGCCGTCACAACCCGTTCTTCACGAACTACCGCCCGCAGTTCTACTTCCGTACCACGGACGTGACCGGCGTCATCACGCTGCCCGAGGGCACCGAGATGGTCATGCCCGGTGACACCACGGAGATGTCGGTCGAGCTCATCCAGCCGATCGCCATGGAAGAGGGCCTCGGCTTCGCGATCCGTGAGGGTGGCCGCACCGTCGGCGCCGGCACGGTGACCAAGATCCTCAAGTAAGTCCTTCGGACTTCGCCGACAGGGGTCGGGCCTTCGGGCCCGGCCCCTGTCGGCATATACGGAGTTCGCCATCCGATACGCTCGTTCGGTGGCATCCCGATACCCCGTCTCGAAGCTCGCGCGCGCATTCGGGATCATCGCCATCGTCGATGCTCTGATCGCGGTGGCCGTGCCGCTGGGCATCGCCTTCGCCATGTATCGGGGCCTGACCGCCTCAGCGCTCAGCACTCCGCTCATCGGTCTCGTGGGCGCCGCGATCGCGCTCATCGGCTTGATCCTCTGCGTGCTCGGAGCGATCGCCGGAAAAGGCCAGCAGTCGGCGACGGTGATCATCGGTGCGCTGATGAACGCAGGAGTCCTCCTGGGGCTCCTGCTCGCGGTCTTTCTCCCGATGCTCGCGGGGGCGTAGAACGCCTTCAGGAACGGTGCCCTAGTATTGCCGTTCAACGCATGCCACGGGGGACGGCGGGGAATGAGCATGTCGATGTCTGCGCACGAGACAGAAGCTCTGCTGGAGCAGTGGGGACGGAGCGACTCGTCCACGCGTAAGCCCGCTCCCAGCCGACTGCGTCTCGGTATCGCGCTGGCGGGTCTGATCGCCTACATCGGCGTCGTACTCGCTGCCACGCTGTCGCCGACGCCCTTGGATGCCGGCTATGACGTCGCCATCGAACGCTTCCTGGGCGTGCTGCATCGAAACGGCATCCCCGAGTGGTTCGGCTACAGCAAGCTGGAGTTCACGGCGAACATCGCCATGTTCGTGCCGCTCGGGTTCCTGCTCGCGCTTGCTCTTCCCCGCAAGGCGGTGTGGGCTGTCATCCTCATGATCCCGGCGTTCTCGGGCGCGATCGAGCTCTTTCAGGCCACCTTCCTCGCCGCGCGTTTCGCCTCGGTGCTCGATGTCGTCGCGAACACCACGGGAGGCTACCTGGGCGCGATCCTCGCGATCATGCTTCGCGCCGTCGTCGATGCCCGCGACCGCAAGCTCATCGCCCGTGCCCTCTGGGAGCACAGGGTGCGCTGAAGGGCGGTCCAGGCGCCGATAGGCTCGGCTGGGAGTACGCCGCGCGGCGGGAGAGCGGCGTACGGGGAACGGCCGCTGTAGGGAGAGCAAACGTGAAGGTTGATGATGAGCGGCAGGCACTCACCGTGGCCACAGTGCTGTACGAGGGGGTCGATGTTCTGACGCGGACACTGCCTCAACTGTTCGCCGCGTTGGCAGATCGTGGCGTTCCCGCTGTCGTGGTCGACAACTCCGCCACGAGCGAGCCACGCAGCGTTGTGACCGCTCTCGCGGAGGCGACGGGGTGCGATGTGACCTACGTCGCGCGCCCTGACAACCCCGGCTTCGCGGCTTCCGCGAACGAGTGCATCGCGCTGTCGCGCAGCGACTGGGTGTTCTTGGTCAACGCTGATGTCCACGTAGACGGCGAGCATCTCGATGCGATCGTGCAGCATGCCGAAGCGAAGCGCGGGCAGAACCCGACTGCTGTCTCGTTGGTCACGGACGGCCGTCACACCTGTGGCGTCGAACTCGACGGGATCGGCTACTTCTCTGACCGCCCGATACCCAGCCGTCTTCTCTGCCTCGGTCCCAGCGGGGGCGCGGCAATCTTCAACCGAGCCCAGTTCTTGGCATACGGCGGATTTCGGGAGGACCTCTTCGCGTGGGGCGAGGATGCCGACCTTGCGTTGCGGATGTGGACGGACGGCGTCGTGACAGACGAGCTTCATCTCGGACTCGTTCATGTGGGCGGTCACTCGTTGTCGGGCGTGTCGGGGCTGCGGCGTAAGGCTCGTTGGCTGGCGCGCAACCGCCTGTACATGCTCAGGGCCGACTACAGCCGAACCGCCCAGCTGACGCTCGGTGTCGCGCAGGTCGCGCTGATGATCGCGAACGGCGTGCGAAAGATCTCGACGCGTACGGCAGTCGCGCACTTCGCGGGAATGATCGATGGTCTATCGAACTCGGGTCAGGCGTCCCCTGCTCAGACTCCGGCCCGTCGCATGGATGTCGCTACGTTCCGTTCGTACCGGTCGGGTTCTCCGACCCGGAGCGATTCGCGCGCCAGATGATCCAGAGACCGAGTGAGAGGATCGCCTGAGAAGCGACGTAGGCTGCCCCGAGCTCAGCGGTGCCGAAGACGACACCCACGCCAGCCACAAGGAGCAGGGATATCACCGACCATCCGATCATCAGCTGGGGAACCCGCCGCGGCATCTCCGTCCCGTAGAACCAGGCGAGATGGAACTGGGACACCCCTGACAAAGCGGAACCGATGAAGACGCCCGCGACGATGGGCGAGGCCTCTGCATACGCAGGGCCGAAGAACAGGACCGTGAGCTGGGGCGCGAAGATGGCGCCGGCGGCCACGACACTGGCGAGGGCGAGGACGATCCACCGGGTCCGAACGAACAGCCTCAGCCGCGCCTGGTGCGACTCCTGGCGAACGAGTACGGGAACAAAGACCTGGACCAGAGTTCCGATGATGATGTTGAGGGGGGCGTTCAACCGCGCGGCGACGCTGTAGAGCCCGGCCGAAGCCGCACCAGCCGTCAGCCCGACGACGGATCCGTCGAGTTGACTGATCTGTGGGCCCAGAGCAGTCACCGCCAGCGGTGCGTTCCGGCGCAGGAACTCGCGCGTGCGCATCGGGGTCGAGCGGTGCCGCTTAATCGCGACGGCGAGAGTGATGCTGCCGATCAGGCCGCTCAGTGAAGCACCGAGGAGAGCGGTGATCGGCGCGATGCCGAACACGAGGGGCGCCAGGGCGGTCAGGCGGCGACCGATCGTCCAACCTGCCGCCCTCCCGGCCGACAATCGTCCTTGCCACAGCGCATTGGCCAGTTCCCCGCTCGATTCACCCAGTGCGAACAATGCCCCAGCAAGAAGGACCCAGCCGGTTGAGATATCCGGTTGCGTTGCTGCGGCGGCGACCGCCGCACCCATCGGGACGACGATCGACGCCGAGACTCGGACGATGAAGGTGAGACCCAAGTACGCCGGAGCATCGGGATCGTGTGCCAGTCGAAGTGCTCGCGTCGTCATGCCCCAGTCGAGCAAGCCCAGTATGAACGCGCATGTACCGAGCGCAATGCTGAAGAGGCCCATGTTGGTGGGACCGAGAGCGCGTGCGAGAACGAAGAGGAACACCGCCTGCGCGACAGCGCTGATCAAGCGGCTGCCGACCGATACAGAGAACCTGCGCAGCATTCCTGACCTGCTCAGACCGCTTGGCGGTATCCGCCGCGGATCCAGACCGGGACTCTGTCCCACGTCGAGCGAGCGTTCGTCATGGCGCGTTCCACTACGACGCTACGTCGAGAGACGAGACGGAATCCGACCACGACCGCGAGAACTGCGAACCAGACGCCGAATGCGGCCTCGAACAGAGTGACATCTACCAGCGCGAAGTAGCAGGTCGCGGCGAAGCTGCTGCCCAGCGCGCCGCCCACGCGCACGGCCAGGAAGCAGAGCGCGCCGATGAGCACGGCGAAGAGTAGGCCCCACCATCCCAGGTTGCCGAAGTAGTCCAACAACGGGCCCGGGTTGGGTCCAAACCCCTGCCACTGCCCGAAGCGCTCTCCGTGGAGCCAGACACCGGGAGAGTAGTCGTATCGACCCCCGAATGCCTTCAGCAGGGTGGGAACGACGGCGCCCGGTCCCGCGAACGGGAAGTCCTGCGGACGTACCCCCAGCGCGAGCAGGTACTCGAGGCTGTCGGTGTTCGCCGCGACACGATACGCGACGTTCGTCAGCGCACCGAGAAGCCCATCGGCGGCGACCGATACCCAGTATCCGGCGAGCACGATCAGCGAACCCGCGATGGCCAGAGCGCCGAAGAAGAGGGGGCGTCTCAATGGGCGCGGGGTCAGATAGGCCGCTCCTACCACCGCCAACAACGCGGGAAGGAGCGTGGCCTTCGAGCCTGCCACGACGATGGCCCCGCCCGCCAGAACAATGACGAGGTAGTCCAGAATGCCGAGTCGATAGCCCCGTCTGAGCCATTGAGTCGCGACGGCAGCGATGGGCGGAAGAATCGCCAGGCCCAGGATGAACCCGACCCGGTTGTCTGTGGATGCATCGAGACGGGCTACGAGGTCGAGTTCGCCGCCCAGCCACGGATACGTCGTGAGCCGGATGATGCCGAAGAGGAGAAGATAGACCTTCGAGATGATGATCCAGGTTCCGGCTTGCGATTGAGCGAATGCTGAGACCTTCGGCCCCGGTACCCAACGCCTGTCGATCGCGCTCGGTCCGCCGCGCAGCCAGCGGATGGGATGTAGCAGCAGATCTGGAGCAAGAGCGGGAACGAGGAGCGCCAGGAATCCTATCGAGAACCAGGTGATCTCGGACGCGGCGCCGAAGGCCATGAATGCATGACAGACGTACTGCGATGCGAACACCAACAGCACGAAAGCGAAGCTGAGCGGGCGGCTGCGAGTGAGGGCGGCCGTCACACCCACCAGCAGAACCAAGCTCAGCCAGTAGGCGGGACTGAGGTAGATGTCCTCAATCATTGCGCCGACCGATGGCCCGACGGGTCACGTTTGCGATGCCGATGGCCCAGTACATGCGAGAACTCAAGCGACTGATGTGGCGCGTGCGCAGAATGTGCATATCGCGATAGAGCTGATACTCGTTCGTCGTCCGGCTGATACCGTCGTCGCCGCACTTCGCGATCACCCGAGTGGTCTGCAATGTGGACAGGGAGGTGAGGTGTGCGATCAGGTTCAGTTCGTAATCCGCGATGATCCTGTTGCTTATGTCGTACGAGAAGTCCCGGAAGAGGTCGCGCCGGTAGAGAACGGCCTGATGGTGGACCGTGTTGAGAATTCTGGTCTTCCACCCGAGTCGCGACGTCATCGACTCGCCGGACGGGTAGACCGCTGTCCCCAGCACAAGACCGGGGGTGCGGTCGCTCTGCGCGACAGCTTCGTGCAGGTCGCTCAGCACGAGATCGTCGTTGAGTAGATCGTCTGCGCCCAGGAAGAGGACGTACTGGCCGGTTGCGCGTTGGATCGCCTTGTTGAAGGCGTCATAGATTCCTTTGTCCGGCTCGGACTCGACCCGCAGATTTGTCGTCTCTCGATCCTCCTCGAGGAGTTGCAGCGTCTCGTCCGATGAACCGCCATCCTGTACGAGCCACTCGAATGAACGGAACGACTGCGCTGCGATGCTGTCACGCAACTGCGCGACGGTGTCTGCTGCGTTGTAGGTCGCGGTGATGATGGACAGCCACGGAGCTGAATTCATGCGCGAAGACCTCGATTCTTCCGGAGCTCGCGCACACCTCGTGTGGCCGCGGACAGTGCCAGGGAGACGAGCAGCCGACCCGTGACCGCAACGCGCACGAAGACTCGCATAGCCACGGACGGGTGCATGTTCTTGACGAAGTACAGGTACATGGCCCTGTGGAACTCGACGTTCGAACGCGGCTTGCGGGGCAGTCCGCTCGAGACGCCTTTGACGTGCAGCGACGGTGGCGCGTCGACCATCAACACGGTCATCCCCTCGCTGTGTGCGTCGATACAGAGCTGCAGGTCCTCGCCGTACATCCAGTAGTCCGTGTCGAAAATGCCATCACGTGCGCGGCGGAAGCGAGGCGAAACGAGCATGAGGGCTCCAGTTGTCGCCTCGATGACATACGGGTGCACGCCCGGAGTCTCTGCCGGGGCGACGCGGTTGTATTTCAGTCGTCCGGGAGTCAGTTTGCCCAGAGCCGCGTACACCGCCGCTCCCGCCAACGAGGGGTGTCGACGAACGCTAGCGGGGTCCATGCTCCCGTCCGGAAGCTGTAGGGGCGCCGTGACGATAGCGACAGAATGATCACCAGCCAGGGCGTCGAGGCAGATCCGCAGCACCGAGGCACCGAGTCTCACGTCAGGGTTCAAGCAGAGCGTCGGCAGGTCCTGATCTGCCACCAGTGGGCCCCCGGCAGCGTATCCGCCGGCGAATCCCGCGTTGTCGTTCGAGACGACCGTCACCGCTAGGCCAGAGGTCTCGGCGTGGCGACGAGCGATCTCTGCGGTGCCATCCGTGCTGCCGTTGTCCACGAGGACCACCTGTGCGATGTGGTCGCGCTGTGCTTCCAGCCCAGCAAAGTAGTCCGTCAACGTCGGCGCCGAGTTGTGAAGCACGGTGATGACGTTCGCCTGCGGATGTCCATCAAGCTCTTCGGGCATGAGCTAGCGATCCCCCTGAATTCTGCAGTCCGGTCCAACTGGCGAGTTGGTCCTGTGCACCGACGGTGCGCAAGGAAGGGCGGACACGTCCGCCTCGACCACGGATCCCCCTGGTTGGCGTCGCAAACGACCCCTCATCCGTCCGTGCCGCCCGAGTTCCACGTGCACGTAGTCACTGCTCGGGCGCCCGCGAAGGTGCTCGGGTACATCCGCGTGCACCCGAGCATAGTCTGAGAGGACAGGACATCAGCCACCGGGAACCGCTCGTACGTCTCACCGTGGTGGCCGTTCGCGGTGAACTGCCGGGCGCGGTGCTGTACCAATAGAGGATTGACTGGTGTGGGCCGCCCGTGGAGGCGCCGTCTGATCTGAAGGGCAGCGGTATCGCAAGTGGAACATTCCCGTGGTGGTCCTTCTCTGCCGACGACGCGCCGAGCGTATCGTCAGCGATCATCGGAAGCTCCCCGCCGACGTGCATGGCCGTGGGTGACCGGCGGACTCGTCTCGCTCGGACTCGCTGGGACAGCCGTAGTGGGAATCATGGCGGTCCAAGCGATGCAGGTGCGTGACGACCTGCTGGGTGCGAAAGAAGAAGTCGCTCATCTCGTCGAACTGGCGCGCTCCGGCGACAGTTCGGCGGTCGAGACCGCCGCGCAGACCGTCCTCTCGCAGACGGTTCGCGCCTCCGACACAGCGAACGGCCCGCTTTGGCGTATGGCTGCGGCTGTGCCCGGGGTCGGTGACAACGTCCGCGCGGTGTCAGCAGCGGCAGACGCCACACGCGTTCTCGTCGAGCGGGGACTCCCTCCCGCGCTCGACATTCTTGCGGCCACGGATGCCGGTTCGTTGACGCTGGCCGATGGTGGCGTGAATCTGGCGCCGTTCCAGGCCGCTCAACGGGCATTGCCGGAGATTTCCGCAGCGCTCGCAGAGGCGAAATCGATGATGGCTGACGTGCGTGTCGATCGAGTGGCCGGCCCTGTTGCGGATGCACTGGAACAGCTCACTTCCGCTATCGACCATGCGGGACCCGCTCTCGAGTTGGCAGACAAGTATCTGCCGACCGTCCTCGAAATGGCGGGTCAATCAAGCCCCCGCGACTACCTGATCCTCTTCCAGAACAACGCCGAAGCGCGTGCGACGGGCGGCAACCCCGCGGCGAGTTTCGTCCTGCATGTCGAGGGCGGACGGCTCGAGATGACTCAGCAAGCGAGCGCGACGACCTTCGACATCATGCAGGTCTCTGAACGCGTCTATCTCGAGCTCCCGGAGGAGAACCTGGCGCTCTATTCGTCGGAGTTCAACCGGGCTCCGCAGAACTACAACTACACGCCCAACTTCCCGACGACCGCGAGACTCTTCCAGACGCTCTGGTCGCGAACGATGAATCTGGACGTGGACGGCGTGATCTCGATCGATCCCGTCGTGCTCGCCTACATGCTGCAAGTGACCGGGCCGATCAGCTTGGAGACGGGGGAGGAGCTGTCTTCGGCCAACGCGGTGAAGGTCCTCCTCAGCGATACGTATGAACGTTTCGGAAATGACGGAATGGCAGCGGATGCCTACTTCGCAGACGTCGCCTCCCGGGTCTTCCAGCGCGTCGTGTCCGGCGGCTGGGACCCGGTGGCGATGTTCGGGGCACTGACGCAGGCGGCCGAGGATCAGCGCGTCTACATGTGGTTCCCGCGCGACACCGATCAGGCGCTCGCGACCGAACTGGGCCTCGATGGAACGCTCACCGCCGACAACTCGAAGACCACGCAGGTCGGCATCTTCGTCAACGATGCGTCGTACGGAAAGCTCGAGTACTACCTCCAGAAGTCCGTCTCGGTGGACTGCGACCCGGCCTCCGGGACGATCCACACATCCATGACGTTGTCGAGTTCAGCGCCTACGGGCGGTCTCAGCCCGTACACGCTCGGTCAGCGAAACGCCGCTTGGGGTATTCCCCTGACCAGCATGATTCTCAATGTGCTGTTCTTCGCGCCTCCGGGGGCGGAGATATCGGCCACAGAGCCGATGCGCGGCGATGTGCAGGATTGGGACCGAGCGACGACCGAAGAAGGACACCCGGCTGAGAGCCGAACGATCATCCTTCCTGCGGGCGAGACGCGGGTCGTTTCTTTCGACTTCACGCTCCCTCCCGGCGCTAGCCCGATCTCACTCCGCTACACACCCGGGGTCAACCCGACGGACGTGACCATCGCCAGCTCGTGTGCCGAGATGACTGCGTCCGGCTGATAACGTGGGCGGAACGGCTCTTGGGGAGCCGGGTTGGATACCGGTGCTGGTGGCCCGCTGTCCGATGGGGGGAACGTGAATGACGCTCGAGGCTCGGCAAGAGTTTGCGTTGCACGAGGTGGAACAGCAGGAGGCCGCAGGGGTGGTGGCTGACGCTCCTTCCCGTTCGCTGAAATGGCCTCGCCGCTACGCAGGCAGGCTGCTGTTCAGCGACTTCGCCGTCGTGGTGGCGACTCTGAGCGCCTACGCGCTCTGGCTGCCCGAGGCGGCTGACAACCTCGACTGGCCCGGAGGCCCGACCGTTCCCTATTGGGTGGTCGTCGTGGTCGTCGGCGTCATCTGGCTCCTCACCCTCGATGCCGTCGACTCCCGCGATCGGCACATCGTCGGGCACGGCTTCACCGAGTACCAGCGGATCATCCGCGCATCCCTCTTCGCGTTCGGACTCATCCTCGCGGCCTGCTTCTTCCTCCGCATCGACCTGGCGCGTTCGCTCTTCCTGTTCGCGCTGCCCGTGGGGGCGGCGCTTCTGATTCTCTCGCGCTGGGTATGGCGCCAGTGGCTGCGACGGCAGCAGCGCCACACTCGATACGTTCACCGCGCCGTGGTCATCGGATCTCCGGCCAAGGTCGCGCACGTCGTCCGCATGATCCACACGACCGAAGGCACCGGGATCGCCATTGTCGGTGCGGTGACCGACGCGGGTCTCGGCCCGCGCATCGGACCCGTCCCGGTTCTGGGGACCTTCGACGACACGGAAGCCGTGGTGGACTCTGTTCGTGCTGACACCGTCATCGCTGCGGGGTCGGATGACCTGGACCCCAAGACGATGCGCCGGCTGGGGTGGGCCATGGCGGAGCGCGACGTCGACTGGGTGGTCGCTCCGGCTCTGACCGACGTCGCAGGTCCCCGCATCCACGCGCGTCCTGTCGCGGGGCTGCCCCTCGTGCATGTCTCCTTCCCGAAACTGGACGGCGCCAAGCGCTTCCTCAAGCGGGCATTCGACATCGTCGGTTCGGGAGTGCTCATCGTGGCCGCGTCACCCCTCATGCTCGTCGTGGCGATCGCCGTGAAGGCAGAGAGCCGCGGGCCACTCATCTACCGCCAGGAGCGCATCGGCCGGTTGGGGCAGCCCTTCGGGATGATCAAGTTCCGCTCCATGGTCGCGAACGCGGACGACCAGCTCGCCTCGCTGCTCGATCTGCAGGGGACGACGGATGAGCCGCTGTTCAAGGTGGTCAACGATCCGCGGATCACCCGCGTCGGGCGCTTCATCCGCAAGCACTCCATCGACGAACTGCCCCAACTGTTCAACGTCTTCGCGGGCGACATGAGCCTGGTGGGTCCGCGCCCCCAGCGTCACGCCGAGGTGGCGCTCTACGACGAGGCTGCGCACCGTCGACTTCTGGTCAAGCCCGGTATGAGCGGCCTGTGGCAGGTGAGCGGCCGCTCATCGCTCTCGTGGGAGGACGCGATCCGCCTCGACCTGTACTACGTCGAGAACTGGTCGTTCACCCAAGACGTCATCATCTTGTTCCGCACCGTGCGGGCGGTACTCGCCCCGGGCAAGACCGCCCACTGATCCTGTGGATCGGTGAGGTTACGGAGACGTAAAGAAACGACCCTTACCATGCCCCCGACTTGTGAGTGCGCTGGGAGAAGAGCTAGCGTGGCCTGCGGGGGTAGGCTGGGCGATTCGTCCCTCAGTCCAACTCCCGGACCATCCTGGTACCCATTGAGGCTGCGCCTCACACCCCCACGGAGTTGAAAATGAAGAGCCTTCGCACCAAGATCGCAGCGGTCATCCTGACCGCTGCCGCCCTCGTTGCCGCTCCCGCGGCAGCGCAGGCTTATGTCCCCACACCCGGCGACCCCGAGGCGACCACCTCGGGCGCTCCTGTTCCCGGCGGCACGGTGACGCTCGTCGCCACCGCCTTCGACGGCAACACCCCGATCAGCTTCGTCGTCACCGGCGAGAACGGCGCGGGCATCACTCAGGCCTCGGTCAAGCTGGCCATCAGCTCGTCGCCGACGTTCAGTACGACGACTAATGCAGCGGGCAACGCGTCCTTCAACGTCAAGCTGCCCTCGAACGCCACCGGCACGTACGACGTGGCGGTCACCGGTCAGAAGAACGGCGTCACGGTCACCGAGACGACCAGCTTCGCGGTAGGCACCGGAAGCGGCGGCACCGGCTCGGGCACGGGTCTTCCCGCGACCGGTGTCGACAGCGGTTCGCTGATGGGCGTCTGGATCGGCGGCGGCGTGCTGCTGCTCGGTGGCCTCGCGGTCACCGTGTTCGCCGTGCGTCGTCAGCGCCAGGGCGCCTGACACACCACGCTCAACGACAGAACCCCCGGGCTGAAGCCCGGGGGTTCTGTCGTTCTCCTCGACACGCCGCTCCGACACGCCCGAGTTTGCGACACGCCCGGGCGACACGTAGACTAGTCAGGTTCCACATTCCGGGTGCTTTGCTGCCCGGATCACTGCCAGGGCAGTGCATAGATCAGCGCCTCGAGCGCGGGGTCTAGGCCGCGGGCAGCAGAACGACATCTCCCACACTTCTTCCCGGAAACGGGCGTGCACTGCGCGTGGAGTGCGGGGCCGGCGTCGGAAGACGTCGGTTTGACACGAGAACAGTGGTGCAGCATCACCGCGAAAGCGGGAGAAGTGCCCGGCGCGCAAGCGTCACCGTGCGTCCGATGCCCTCAGAGGTATGACGCGAGAAAGAGAGTGAGCAGACTATGGCGGGACAGA is drawn from Microbacterium binotii and contains these coding sequences:
- a CDS encoding LPXTG cell wall anchor domain-containing protein, which gives rise to MKSLRTKIAAVILTAAALVAAPAAAQAYVPTPGDPEATTSGAPVPGGTVTLVATAFDGNTPISFVVTGENGAGITQASVKLAISSSPTFSTTTNAAGNASFNVKLPSNATGTYDVAVTGQKNGVTVTETTSFAVGTGSGGTGSGTGLPATGVDSGSLMGVWIGGGVLLLGGLAVTVFAVRRQRQGA
- a CDS encoding DUF4012 domain-containing protein; translated protein: MAVQAMQVRDDLLGAKEEVAHLVELARSGDSSAVETAAQTVLSQTVRASDTANGPLWRMAAAVPGVGDNVRAVSAAADATRVLVERGLPPALDILAATDAGSLTLADGGVNLAPFQAAQRALPEISAALAEAKSMMADVRVDRVAGPVADALEQLTSAIDHAGPALELADKYLPTVLEMAGQSSPRDYLILFQNNAEARATGGNPAASFVLHVEGGRLEMTQQASATTFDIMQVSERVYLELPEENLALYSSEFNRAPQNYNYTPNFPTTARLFQTLWSRTMNLDVDGVISIDPVVLAYMLQVTGPISLETGEELSSANAVKVLLSDTYERFGNDGMAADAYFADVASRVFQRVVSGGWDPVAMFGALTQAAEDQRVYMWFPRDTDQALATELGLDGTLTADNSKTTQVGIFVNDASYGKLEYYLQKSVSVDCDPASGTIHTSMTLSSSAPTGGLSPYTLGQRNAAWGIPLTSMILNVLFFAPPGAEISATEPMRGDVQDWDRATTEEGHPAESRTIILPAGETRVVSFDFTLPPGASPISLRYTPGVNPTDVTIASSCAEMTASG
- a CDS encoding sugar transferase encodes the protein MEQQEAAGVVADAPSRSLKWPRRYAGRLLFSDFAVVVATLSAYALWLPEAADNLDWPGGPTVPYWVVVVVVGVIWLLTLDAVDSRDRHIVGHGFTEYQRIIRASLFAFGLILAACFFLRIDLARSLFLFALPVGAALLILSRWVWRQWLRRQQRHTRYVHRAVVIGSPAKVAHVVRMIHTTEGTGIAIVGAVTDAGLGPRIGPVPVLGTFDDTEAVVDSVRADTVIAAGSDDLDPKTMRRLGWAMAERDVDWVVAPALTDVAGPRIHARPVAGLPLVHVSFPKLDGAKRFLKRAFDIVGSGVLIVAASPLMLVVAIAVKAESRGPLIYRQERIGRLGQPFGMIKFRSMVANADDQLASLLDLQGTTDEPLFKVVNDPRITRVGRFIRKHSIDELPQLFNVFAGDMSLVGPRPQRHAEVALYDEAAHRRLLVKPGMSGLWQVSGRSSLSWEDAIRLDLYYVENWSFTQDVIILFRTVRAVLAPGKTAH